The window AAGCGCCAGCATAAAATAGAATTGCGCTCACGGGTAAGGATTTCACTAAGACGCCATCGGATCGCCACAACCGAATCTCTTGACTAGAGATCCCAGCAATCAGCCCCTCATCGGTATTTCCCGGAGCGTAAACCACCTGCCACAGCACATCAGGATGGTTGTGCAAGCCCACAAACAAGGGGTTATGGGTGTTCCACAACTTCACTGTGCCATCGGCGCTTGAAGAGGCGAGAGTTCGTCCGTCGGGGCTAAAGGCCACTGCCCGCACGGTTCCCCGATGTTCTCGATAGGTTCTAATTAACTCGCCGTTTTGATTCCACAGCTTCAGGGTTTTATCAGAACTGCCAGAGGCGATCGCGCTACCATCTGGACTAAAAGCAACGCTCAACACCTCCGCACTATGACCGCTGAGGGTTTTGAGCAATGCGCCTTCGCGACTCCACACCTTGACTAAATTATCAGCTCCACCAGAGACCAGCTTTTGACCGTCTGGGCTAAAAGCAACGCTCCAAACGGCTTTATCGTTTTCTAGGGTGCGGATGGAGGTGCCGTCTAGGTTCCACAGCTTAATCGTATTATCAACGCTGGTGGAGGCTAACCACTGACCGTCCGGGCTAAAGGTAATATCCCAAGCGGCTGCCTGATGCGCTGTAAAGCTTCTCACCAACGTTCCATCCGCCCGCCAAAGCTTAATAGTGCGATCGCCGCTGGTGGAGGCAATGGTTTGTCCGTCGGGGCTGAAGGCGACTCCCCAAATAGGAGCCGTATGACCGATTAAGGTGGTTAACAGAGAACCTTCAACGCTCCAAACGGGAACGGTGCCATCTAACCCGGCGGCAATTAAGCGCTGGCTATCGGGACTAAATTGCACGTCATAAACCGTCGCGCTGTGAGTGAAGGTGCGGACGAGTTTGCCATCGCGCTGCCACAACTTCAAGGTGCGATCCGTTCCGGCAGTGGCGATCCATTGACCGTCCGGGCTAAAACTGACACTTAATACCCCCCCTTGCTGGGCGACGATCCGGTTCGCCTCATCTGCCCCGTAGACAGCAGTTTCTAAGGCTTGATGCGTTTTTTGGTCTAAACGCGATCGCACGGACGCAGGCAGCAGCCACAGCCGGTAAAACTTGCGCCGCGCTTGCATGGCTTGCACCAGGGCATCAAGGCGCTGATAGGAGGCAAAACTTCCTTTAGAGGCCGCCGCGATCGCTTCAACTTCGCTGGCGGCTGATTGACGATAGGCGAATAAGGCAATTCCTCCGAAACCTGCCGTTGCAATTAACGCGACGGTGAGCAGTTTTAAGAGTTGGCGCTGGCGTTGGGCGCTTTTTTGTTCCAGGGCTAGCCGCACTTCCGCTTCTTGCAGGCGTTCCATTTCCAGGGTCTTCTGCACTTCCCGCCGTTCCATTTCCTGGCTAGCTGCTAGATAGCGGTAGTCGAGATCGCTTAAGCTTTGGCGCTGCGTCCAGTCTAAAACCTCTTGCAGGGCTTGTCCCCTGAGCAGGCGCGACTCATCTTGACATTGGGAGGCCAGCCAAGCGTTAAATAACTGGGAATAGGGACGCAGGGCATCTAATTGTTGGGCGAGCCATTCCCGGTTAAACACGGTCTGATAGATCGGATTTTTAATTCGCAGATAGCCGGAGTGTTTTTCAACTAACCCAGATAACAAGAGTTCTGTTTGGGTGGGGGAGTCATCGGCGGGAACGCTGGTTTCAAAGAGTCGCTGATACAATCCGAGAATGCGTCCGGCTTTTTGTTCGTCAAACAAGAGGCGATCGCGAATGGTTTTGAGGTGTTCGGGTTCGTCTTGAGCCTCCCAGTTGTCTAGAATCTGCTGTTGTACGATCTCATCGAGTTCTTGAGGGCTTAACTGGATCGGCGTTTCTAGGGAGGCGCGAGCCACAATCAACTGACATAACTTTTGGGTTAAAAAAGGCTGTCCGCCCGTCCAATCAAAGATGCGGTTGAGAATCTCTTGAGGATTGAGATACGCTTGGGCAAGTCCGGCGAGCAGGGGGGCGGCTTCTGAGTGCTGAAACCCTTGAAGAGCGATCGCGGTGCCAATATTAAACGGGGTGCGGGTTTTGTCGCTAATTAAATCGCTCGGCGTTGTCACCCCAAATAGGGCAAAGGTGAGGCGGCTATAGGTGGAATTATCGGCTCGATAGTTATAAAATGCTCGAATCAGCGCAAAAAAGTCATCGGTGGAAAATTTCAGGCTGAGGATAGTATCAATTTCATCAATGAAAATGACAATCGGCTGTTGGATTTCCACGAGTAAAACTTTATCGATGAGTTCTCCCAACCGTGCCACGCTGGATAGATGGGTTTGACTGCGCCACCACTGACCGATGTTGATGGGTAAGGAAAACCGCTTGCTTAAAAATCCCGCGATCGCTGCATACCATTGCTCAACGGTAATTTGTTGGGTGCCAATGCCCGACAAGTCAATGGTGCCGCACTGTACCCCAACCTGTTGCAATCGTTCGGTGGTTTTCACCCGCAAGCTAGATTTCCCCATTTGTCGGGAGTTAAACACATAGCAGAATTCACCTTGCAGCAAGGCGTCAAACAGTTCGCGATCGGCCGCGCGTTCAACGTAGGTCGGATCGCTAGGAGGTAAGCTACCGCCGACCTGATAGGCTGATTGAGAGGATAAGAGCATAAGTAGTGCTGAACTCCATCAAGGTCTGTATCCGCAGTCCCTCACTGTTCAATTGGGTTGAGCGGTTATTTCAACACCTGACTGAAGTAGGCGCGATAAAGATTGCAACTCGGTAGTGCCCGTTGATTTTGGAAACTCACTAAACCTAGCCCTTGCAATTTAAAAGCTTGGGTGGGATGCAAAAGCGCCCCTTCTGGGGTTAAAAGGGTTTGCTTCATAGCATTCAGCAATTCAGGGTCTTGTTCCAGACAAGCCAGTTGCTGGCGTAAATGGCTGCTAAAAATGCTATCGGGCGCGATCGCAGTTTGGGTAAATTCCTTGGGTTCAACGGGGCGCTGGCTGAGATCGAACAGAGCAAGCTGAGTTAAATAGGGATGTCCGCCCACCAAATTTAACAGGGTTTCGGCATAAGCATTTTCGGATGACAACCCGTAACGCAGGGTTAACTCTTTCACCCGATCGAGGTTGAAACACGATAGCTCAATGGATAGCCCCACATTGAAGGGCGATTGATGTAAATTCAGCGGCAAATAGGCTTCTGTGGAATGGACAATCACCAGGCGCAAACGCTGCCATAGTTCGCGGTTAACGCCCCCATGTTTTCCCTGCTCGTACCACGCCCGCAACATCCCAAAAAAATCGGCGGCAATATGGGGATAGTTGAAAACGACGTTGACTTCATCTAACACTAAGAGCAGGGGGCTAGGATCGGCGGGAAGTAAGTAGGTTTCAAAATAATCCGAACAGCTATAACTCCCGCCAAATAAGGAATCCCAACGTTCCTCTAGTTCGGTTGGCAAGCCCAAGGCTCTAGCGACCATTGCACAAAACCATCGCAGAAACTGATCGAGATCGGTAAAGATGCGATTATCTGCCAACTGCAAGCTGATGGCGGCGGTGCGGAGTCCTCGATCTTCAGCATGGCTGAGAATGCGAGCCATCAGGGAGGTTTTGCCAAACTGACGCGGTGCTTTAATCCGGATCAGCGCTCCTGGGGTAAATACCTCGTCGTTACAGAGTTTTTCGGCAGGGGGTCGATAGATATAAAAGGGCGAGTCGAGTTCTAACTGACCTTTAAGAGGGGTTTGCTGAAGGTGAGTTAACACAGAAGCGGACCGATCGTTGTCTTGACTTAAATAATCATCGGTGGCGATCGCCAGTCCAAAAGCTTGGAAATAAGCTTCTAGGGTGGGATAGTCCACGGGCTTTTGGCGGTGGCGTACCTTGGTGAGGGTGTTATTGCTTAACCCAGTGCGATCGCTCAATTGTTCTAGTGTATACGGTCTACCCAAATTTTCGCGTAAAGCGGATAGATGCTCGGCAGCCTGCAACCGTTGCCAGCCATGCGAACTCAGAACTACGCCTCGCTTTCTTCTCGAAGAACTTAATCGATCGATCATGGGCATTCAACAAATGCGTCTCTCTAAGGCATAACTCCCCTGATTATCCCAGGTTGCTCTGGACAGCGCTATAAGTTGCGGCTCCTCCCACTTAAGTTTCGTGACTAACCTGCGATCGTGAGTGGCTAAGAAGGATAGTTATATACAAAAATAAGTCTTAAGAAAGATGACCAAAAATGGCAATTCTCTATAGGTTCAGGGTACTGCACTTTCTGCCCCATCATCAACTTTTTATTCAACAGCCCGATTGCCTGTTGAAACGTCCCCTAGAGTGCTGATTCGCCCCAAACATCCCATTCATTCTTTCAGTCAATAGACCATGCTGGATTTCCTCACGACTCTTTTGTCGCCGAGTCAGTACATGCCTCACGGGCACTGTTATTTGTGGCAAACCCCTTTAGTCTGGCTGCATGTCACTAGCGATGCGCTGATTGCCTTTTCCTATTTTTCCATTCCCGCGATGCTTCTCTTCTTCGTCCGCAAGCGGGGAGATGTTCCGTTTTCTGGCGTGTTCGCTTTGTTCGGTGCCTTTATTGTCCTGTGCGGCACGGGTCATTTAATGGATATCTGGACGCTGTGGCACCCGGCTTACTGGGTATCTGGGGTAGAACGGGCAATTACGGGATTGGTTTCGTTTTATACAGCCCTCCGACTGGTGGAACTGCTGCCTCAGTTTTTAGCGCTGAAAACGCCGAAACAACTGGAGTTAGTCAACCAAGAACTGGAGCGACAAATTGTAGAACGCGAGCGAGCGCAAGCCACCCTCAGACAGATTGTAGCGGGGACGGCTTCCGTGACGGGGGAAAAGTTTTTTTCAGCCCTGGTCAGCGATTTAGCCTCTGCCTTAGAGGTTTCTTACGTCCTGGTTTCAGAAGTGGTGGGAGATCCCATTCACAGCCTGCGAACCCTAGCGTTTTGGTCGGGAAATGAGGTCCTCAATGGTTTGGAATATGCCTTAGTAGACGTTCCCTGTGCAGAGGTGATCGAAAACAAAGTCCTTTGCTACTATAGCGATCGCTTACAGGCCCGTTTTCCCAGCAGTCAAATGATTGTGGACTTAGCGGCTGTTAGCTATATGGGCGTTCCCCTGCTTGATAGCGAGCAAAACTGCATTGGCAACCTCTGCATTGTGGATACAAAGCCCCTCCCCGCCGATGAAAATACTGAAGCCATTGTCAGCGTTTTTGGCGCTAGAGCAGCGGTAGAACTTCAACGCAAATGGGCTGAAGAGTCGAAAAACCGGGCTTACGAAGAGTTAGAACTCAGAGTTCAAGAAAGAACCGCCGAACTCGTTGAAGCCAATGTTGCTTTAGAAACCGAAATTCGCGAGCGGATCGCCACCGAAGCGACGTTGCAGCGCATGGCAGAACGAGAACGCGCAACCGCCCGCGTGATTCAGCGAATGCGCCAAAGCTTAGACCTGACAGCAATTTTTGATACGACAACCGAGGAATTACGGAAAACCCTACGGTGCGATCGCGTTCTCATCTATCGCTTCGATGCAGACTGGAGCGGTCAAGCCATAGCCGAATCTGTTGCCCCCGGATGGAATACAATCGTCACGCTGCAAGACCTTAACCCCGATTTTGTTAAGGCAACAACCAACCGTCCAGACTGCATTATTCAGCGTTTAGATGGCTCGCAGATTCAGATTCACGATACCTACTTACAAGAAACGCAAGGGGGAATCTATCGCGATCGCTTAGATTATTGCTGCGTTCCCGATATTGCTCAAGCTGACTTTCCGCCCTGCTATTTGGAATTGCTACAAACCTTGCAGGCAAAAGCATACGCCATTGTCCCCATTTTCTGCGGTTCTCAGTTGTGGGGCTTGCTGGCTGCCTATCAAAATACCAGCCCCCGTCAGTGGCAGTCCGCAGAAATTCAAATGATTTTACAAATTGGCAGCCAGTTAGGAGTCGCCGTACAACAAGCCGAACTGTTTG is drawn from Desertifilum tharense IPPAS B-1220 and contains these coding sequences:
- a CDS encoding AAA-like domain-containing protein; this translates as MIDRLSSSRRKRGVVLSSHGWQRLQAAEHLSALRENLGRPYTLEQLSDRTGLSNNTLTKVRHRQKPVDYPTLEAYFQAFGLAIATDDYLSQDNDRSASVLTHLQQTPLKGQLELDSPFYIYRPPAEKLCNDEVFTPGALIRIKAPRQFGKTSLMARILSHAEDRGLRTAAISLQLADNRIFTDLDQFLRWFCAMVARALGLPTELEERWDSLFGGSYSCSDYFETYLLPADPSPLLLVLDEVNVVFNYPHIAADFFGMLRAWYEQGKHGGVNRELWQRLRLVIVHSTEAYLPLNLHQSPFNVGLSIELSCFNLDRVKELTLRYGLSSENAYAETLLNLVGGHPYLTQLALFDLSQRPVEPKEFTQTAIAPDSIFSSHLRQQLACLEQDPELLNAMKQTLLTPEGALLHPTQAFKLQGLGLVSFQNQRALPSCNLYRAYFSQVLK
- a CDS encoding AAA-like domain-containing protein; translated protein: MLLSSQSAYQVGGSLPPSDPTYVERAADRELFDALLQGEFCYVFNSRQMGKSSLRVKTTERLQQVGVQCGTIDLSGIGTQQITVEQWYAAIAGFLSKRFSLPINIGQWWRSQTHLSSVARLGELIDKVLLVEIQQPIVIFIDEIDTILSLKFSTDDFFALIRAFYNYRADNSTYSRLTFALFGVTTPSDLISDKTRTPFNIGTAIALQGFQHSEAAPLLAGLAQAYLNPQEILNRIFDWTGGQPFLTQKLCQLIVARASLETPIQLSPQELDEIVQQQILDNWEAQDEPEHLKTIRDRLLFDEQKAGRILGLYQRLFETSVPADDSPTQTELLLSGLVEKHSGYLRIKNPIYQTVFNREWLAQQLDALRPYSQLFNAWLASQCQDESRLLRGQALQEVLDWTQRQSLSDLDYRYLAASQEMERREVQKTLEMERLQEAEVRLALEQKSAQRQRQLLKLLTVALIATAGFGGIALFAYRQSAASEVEAIAAASKGSFASYQRLDALVQAMQARRKFYRLWLLPASVRSRLDQKTHQALETAVYGADEANRIVAQQGGVLSVSFSPDGQWIATAGTDRTLKLWQRDGKLVRTFTHSATVYDVQFSPDSQRLIAAGLDGTVPVWSVEGSLLTTLIGHTAPIWGVAFSPDGQTIASTSGDRTIKLWRADGTLVRSFTAHQAAAWDITFSPDGQWLASTSVDNTIKLWNLDGTSIRTLENDKAVWSVAFSPDGQKLVSGGADNLVKVWSREGALLKTLSGHSAEVLSVAFSPDGSAIASGSSDKTLKLWNQNGELIRTYREHRGTVRAVAFSPDGRTLASSSADGTVKLWNTHNPLFVGLHNHPDVLWQVVYAPGNTDEGLIAGISSQEIRLWRSDGVLVKSLPVSAILFYAGAFSPTESTLAIAGASGEILLIDWKSGETTRLTAHRAAVYGLAYSPDGQFLVSAGDDRTLKLWQRDERNEFQLRQRLPAHTGRIWNLAFSPDGQFVATSSLDGTVKLWTWDTPGHLAEEPHLVLSGNGSEMWGVAISPDSQLIAATGRNGQLYLWNRQGQLIRTLEGDDMGLTRVAFSPDGQFIAAGVLDNTVKLWSVEGTLLSTLSGHTSGVLSVTFSPDGKTLASGSYDRSAIVWNLEAVLKLNLLEYGCQWVRDYLQTTSELAARDRPICKHQLKPMRF
- a CDS encoding GAF domain-containing hybrid sensor histidine kinase/response regulator, giving the protein MLDFLTTLLSPSQYMPHGHCYLWQTPLVWLHVTSDALIAFSYFSIPAMLLFFVRKRGDVPFSGVFALFGAFIVLCGTGHLMDIWTLWHPAYWVSGVERAITGLVSFYTALRLVELLPQFLALKTPKQLELVNQELERQIVERERAQATLRQIVAGTASVTGEKFFSALVSDLASALEVSYVLVSEVVGDPIHSLRTLAFWSGNEVLNGLEYALVDVPCAEVIENKVLCYYSDRLQARFPSSQMIVDLAAVSYMGVPLLDSEQNCIGNLCIVDTKPLPADENTEAIVSVFGARAAVELQRKWAEESKNRAYEELELRVQERTAELVEANVALETEIRERIATEATLQRMAERERATARVIQRMRQSLDLTAIFDTTTEELRKTLRCDRVLIYRFDADWSGQAIAESVAPGWNTIVTLQDLNPDFVKATTNRPDCIIQRLDGSQIQIHDTYLQETQGGIYRDRLDYCCVPDIAQADFPPCYLELLQTLQAKAYAIVPIFCGSQLWGLLAAYQNTSPRQWQSAEIQMILQIGSQLGVAVQQAELFAQTQRQAEELQQAKDTADAANRAKSEFLANMSHELRTPLNIILGIAQLLNRDRALSTNHQQYLKTLSHSGEHLLDLINDVLEMSKIEAGRLTFNQTSFNLHELLNSLQNMLQIKAASKGLQLTFDRSPHLPKGIKTDESKLRQVLLNLLGNAIKFTRQGSVTLRVSEQNDGDRTQYQLTFIVEDTGPGIDPQEQERLFKPFQQTETGLKATEGTGLGLAISQRYVQMMGGEIRVSSQVERGSAFSFSIPVALVDEPELPIEEQTNVRGQVIGLAPNQPTYRILIVEDRPANRLVLADLLNLPGFEIQEAENGQEAISLWQSWQPHLIFMDIRMPILNGYDATRNIRTQEQQRLQSNNALSSTKIIALTASAFQEQRQDILAAGCDGFISKPFKSEEIFENIAKHLNVQYLYSESPDSADGANANEPQEIQFLSLERLQVMPLSWIEKLHQAALQGNDYLIADLLVQIPQEHQSLAKIISQLIEEFRFDQITEITGQI